The Nocardia sp. NBC_00508 nucleotide sequence GGTTCTTCGAGTCGCGCACACCGACGGAGCCTTCAGGCAGGAATGCGACCTCCACGCAGTCCATCTGTGCGCTGCTGTAGCTGCTCTTGAACCAGATGGCATCGGATAGGCTGGTGTTCACTGGCCGTACTCCTTCGCGATCTTGCGGATGAGGGATCGGCTACGCTCCTGGTCCAGTGCCGATCGCTGGAGTTCGGCGTGCGCCTGGCGGTATTGCCGGATCTCCTCAGGCTTCTCAAGATACAGGTTCCCGGTGAAACCCTGGATATAGACGACAGGGGGTTCGGTGAGATGGGCAGTCGGATGCTTCGGGAAGTCGAGCATGACAAACGACCCGACGCTCAGCCCCGCGTACGTCTCCGACGCGAGTGGAACCACCCGCACCGAAACATTCGGCTGCTCGCTGACTCGCAGCAGGTGCCTAAGCTGACCTTCCATGACTGCGCGTCCGCCGATCGCCCGGCGCAGTGCGGATTCGTCGAGGATCGCCTCCAGGAGAAGGGGATCCGAGTCGTTGTCCAAGCGAGTCCTTCGCCGCCCGAACATCTCGATCCTTCGCTCGACTTCTGCTCCTGACATCCCAGGAAAGCTGGCCCAGATCAAGGCGCGTCGGCACTCGTCGGTTTGCAGGAGCCCAGGGAGGAGGGTCGTCTGGTAGGAGACGATGCGCTTGGCCGCCGCCTCCAATTCCACGTAGAGACTGAACTCTTTGTGGATGGTGTCGCCGAACGCATGCCACCACCCGGTGTGCTTGGTCTCCTCGGTCAACTCGAGCAAGATGGCGGTCATCGCCTCAGACGCGCCGTAGATCTGGCACAACCGCTCGATGAACAGGGGATTCAGCCGGACGGGCTGTCCGGTCTCAATCCGCCACAGAGTCTGTTTGCCCACGTTGATCGCGTCGCGGGCGTACTCCGCACTGACTCCCGAGCTGATCCGCAGGGCCCGCAACTGTCGGCCCAGCATGCGGCGGGCAAGGGTGGAACCTGTTGGACTCATGACGAATTCCCTTTCGTAGCCAAACTAGTGGCCAGGTAGCTAACTGGAACCTTTTGGCGGGGATCCTTGGAACCTGGGCGGTTTCCGCCCGATTCCACAACTGATTACGTTCCCGCCCAGCAATATCCGGTGCTCTACTGAACGCGCCCGGTCCGAATCGAAGAAGTGCTGAAACCTTAACCGCGACAACGGTTCCAGGTCCAGCGATCGGGCATTTGCTCTTATCGGACCAATTGAATCGAGGCTGGCGAATGAACCATGCGGCATTCGCGGATACACCCGCGTCCCGCTGCGCCTTTTACCGCCGCACCTGTGGACTGCCCGCGGGGATACATCCGGAGATCGGGCGGATCGTCGTCAAGGCAGGCGTGGTCGGCGGGATCACGATGCCCGACCGGATGGGGCAATGGGTGCGAGACGACATGCTTTTTCGGGGCCACCCGCTGGGTCCGGTCGTCGCGCATATCCGTTCGCGCCGCTGGACTTTCCTGTGCCGACCAGATCTCCCCGACGACACGCGACTGTTCGCGGCCCTGTTCCGGCTCGACGTCTCCGTCGTGCCATTCGGCGGCGAAATAGCGCTGCCGTCCCCCGCCGACGCGAACGGCGGCTTCCGCCGCTGGGTGGTGGCACCCCGGGACACCTTCCGCCCGTCCGGCGCGGTGATCGTGGATTGCGTGCTGACCTGCGCGGGCCGGAGCGTCGTCGGTGAGCGTCAGCGAGTGATCCGAGATAACGCGCCATCGCGCGCGGCGGAGCCGAACCCGGGCGAGGCGCGGTCGTGAACGATGTCCTCCCGACGAGAAGTCAACTGCTGCAAGCCTGCCGGAAGGGCGAGCCGCCACCGGATCATCCGGTGCTGCTGCGCGCCCGCGCTCTAGCCGACCTGCACGTCCGTCGACTCGGCGCGGACCGTACAGCTGTGCGCGATATCGACGAGTGCCGTGCCCGCCTGGTCCGGGATATCGACCGCTGGTCCGAGGTGCGCTTGCCTTCCGCCCGCGGCGGCGCCTACCTCCACACCGAGTCTCTGGGCGCGGTGATCGACCGCCTCGCCCACCTCAGCGTCACCGCACACGCGGCCCTGGCCGCCGAGGCGGACTGGGACCTGTGGTTCGCCTGGGAGCGTCTGGCCGAACTGGCCATCGCTTATGAGGACCTGGCCACTGAGCTGACCGCCGGACGTCGCCGCTTGCCGAACGCGTTCTAGTTCGCCAAGGCGCGGATTCGATTGTGGGTACTCGCGCACATCGCATTCACCGGAGCATCCCATTGCGTCGCCCGTCAGTTGAAGGACCATCTCCGGCAAGCGGTGCTGGACGGCAACAGGGTCGCCCTCGGGTGGGGCGGCAACTGGGTTACCGCAACCAGGTCAATAGACGGGCAATACCGGAAACAAATCCGCAAAGCATCGATTCGACAATGTCGAACACCTGGTGATTGCTCCACGGCATCACCTCCGAGGTATGTGACCTGCGTCATAACCCCCTCGGTCGCCGTTCGATAGCGCGACGAGTGACCCAGACCACTCTGGGCGTTCGGCAATGTCGAACTCGCTCGGTGTTCGCCTCGGCAATCTGCTCGTAATGTCCGGTTCAATCCGGCGCGGTAGGCCATATGAGTCCGCTACCCGGCATCACCCCGGCAACCTGGACGGATCCGAAGGAGGGCGAGTGTCTCAACTGTCACACGGGACGCGCCTCGTCAGACGCCGTCCAACCGGCCCGGATTCGACCTCGTGCCGCGCGGGCCGTGGGATGGCCGACAGCGAGGGTCGGCCATGACCGCTGACAATTCGCCGAGGCCGCAGGAAGCGGACGTTCACCTGTCGATCTTCCTGCACGGGTTGCGGCTGGACTTCCGGGCATGCGTCACCGCCGCGAGTGTCTTCGTCCAGGAGTGGCGAGACAAGCACTGGCATGATCCGGTCCAGGTCTGCACCGATGACGCGAGCCAGTATCCGAGGCTGCCGTGTGAACGCCTGTATCTGCAGTCTCGGTGACGTGGGCGTCCGGGCCCAGAGTCTCGACATGAGCGAGCCGACCAGGTCCGCCGTTGCTGGGAAGTCCGGTACCGGTTCGGGTGCAAGACTGTGAACTCGAATCCTCAACCCGTCGAGGAAGGTGACTTGATGCAGATCGACTCCGATCCCACGCCGTCGCCATCCCCGGGCGAGCCGCCTACTCCACCCGGATCGAAGCCGAAGCCCGAGGGCTGGCAGGTGCCGCCGCTCGACCCTCCGCCCGGGGCATCGAAGGTTCTGGCCGACTATTTCGTCGGCGCCCGAAAGGTCTTCCAGGCTCTGGCCGAAATTCTGGGTACCCCGGAATACGCAGTCCCCCCACCGATACCTCCACCGGCGGCGCCTCCGCCCTCGCTGCCGGAGGGCGAGGCGGTCGGTCTGACCGGATTCGCCGCCACAGCGCTTTCGACCTCCCAGAATGTTCTGCAGGGTCATTCGGCGGGCTGGCAAGGCACCGACGGGACGAACTTCACCATCGCGCAACGAGCCGCCACCGTAGGTTCGGCGGCTCTGAAAGAACTCCAAGAAATAGTCTATCGGTTGCAGGACGTGTTGAACGCGGCCGTGCTTGTGCTGCCTGCCTCTTACACCGAACGCCCTTCAGCCGGTGGTAATCTCACGTCGTTTGCTGAACTCAAGCTTGCCGGTGCCGTAGATCAAGCGCTCAGACAAGCCTACGACGCCGTCTCTCGTGCGAAGAGGGAGTTGGGCCTCGAGACGGCTCTACCGAGGCCGCCGGAGTTTCCCAAATTTTCCATGGAGCTCGTCCCGCCCCGGCCAGCCCCCATGCCTCAGCGACAGGAGTATGTACAGAATCCGGGGATTCTGGAGGTATGAAGCCCGCGCGCTCAGTCCCGCCGCAAGGTGGCGGCGAGGTGGTGCTGCAATGGCTCGCCGACCGCCGCCATGCGCAGGGTGTAGTCGATGGTGTCGCCGGACAGGTGGATCGAGCGGCCGAGGGCGGTGACGAGTTTCGCGGTGCTGCTGCGGCCGATGCCGGTGGAGTCCAATTCCAGGCGCAGGGTGCCGTCTTCGACGGCCAGTGAGCCCTCGCAGATTTCGGTGATCCCGGTGGGATGAGCAAGGATCAGTTCGACGCGGTCGGGACGCGGACAGCGCAGATAGCCGGTTTCGGCGTGCAGCGGCCTGCCGTCGTCGCTGGCGCGGGTCTTCTGCCGGTAGGTGAGGAAGGGGCGGCCGAGGTGGCCGAACCGGATTTCCTCGACATAGCCGAAGGGCTGGATGGTCGGGTATTCACCCCGGCCGTTTCCGCGCCAAATGCCGAGCAGTGGAGCGAGCGGAGCGATGTCCGGATGTGGAGCAATGGAGGGCTGGGGTTCGACCACGGCGAACAGACTAAACCCGTGCTCCGGATAGCGCTCGTAGACTCCCCGAAATTGCGCGACGCTAAGGTTAGCTTAACCTTAGCGCCAGAGTGTGTGTGCTGGAAAGGAACAGTAAAGTTGAACGGACGTTGGAATGAGTTGCGCCGGTCGCGCCGCGGAAATTGTCTGCTGCGCGCGTCGGCGCTCGGCCTCACGCTGCTTCTCGCGGCAGCTTGCTCGGACTCGAGGCCCGACGAGACGCCCGCCCTCGACGGCAACAATTACGTTCAGACCAATCTGGCCGCCAATGACGCGGAGTACAAGGCGCAGTTCACCTTCCCCGACCTGGTGAACGCATGGGGTCTCGCCAATCGACCCAAGGGCGCGGGCGGGCACTTCTGGGTCGGCGCGGGCGGAAAGTCGTTCCAGTTCGTCGGCGACGTCACCGAGTCGTCGGACGCCCAGGTGCAGAAACTCTTCCAGGACGGGTTGAAGATCGTCACCATTCCCGGCGCCGACGCCGACACCTCGGATGCCAGCGCGGGCAAGACCACCGGCGTCGTGTTCAATCCGGCGCCGATCACCTCTGATCTGTTCTACGTGCACGACCAGCCGGTCGAGGCGGAAGGCGGCCCGCTGAACGGCTCGGCGCGCTTCATCGTCGCCACCGACTCCGGCAAGATCTCGGCATGGACCGAGCTGGACTTCGAAGACCGCATCGTGCGTCATGACGGCCCGGCCAACCTGGTCTTCGACGGGCAGCCGCAGGGCATGCAGTTCCTCGGAATCGCGCTGACACCATCGGGGGACAAGCTGCTCGCCGCCGATTTCGGCGCCGAACCGCAGGTCCGGACGTTCGACAAGGACTGGCAGCTGGTTCCCACCACCGGCTTCGCCAACCCGTTCGCCACCGGTGACGCGATCGACCCGGCCGCGCCGGAGAAGGGCAGGAAGGCCGAGCCCGGCGATCCCGCGCCATTCAACGTTTCGACGGTCGGCAACCGCGTTTTCGTCGCCTACGCCACCACCAAGGCAGACCGAGCGGACGCGACCGCGTTCGATGCGGGCGAAGAGGATTCGCTGGACAAAGATCAAGAGCAGGCAGCGGGCGGTCGACCGGACAAGGGCAAGCTCGCCGAGTTCGACGCCGACGGCAAACTGGTGCGCATCCTCGGCGACGGCAAGCGCCTGAACGCGCCGTGGGCGGTGACCGTCGCGCCGGAGGGCTTCGGCCCGCTCAGCGGCAAGCTTCTCGTCGGCAACTTCGGCGGCGCCGGACACGTGCTCGCCTACGACGACGCCACCGGCAAGTTCGCCGACTACTTGCGCGACGCCGACGGCAAGCCGGTGGCGATCGAAGGTCTATGGGCGCTGATGTTCGGCAACGGCGATAGCCTCGGCGACGCCGACTCGCTGTATTTCACTGCCGGACCCGGCGACGAGAAGGACGGCCTGTTCGGCAGGCTCCGCTTGAAGTAGCTGGTTTCGCAGCGGCCCGCACCATCCGGGGCGGGCCGTTGTTGCGTTATCGGCCCCGGTCGGCGCCGACGCCCGGCGCTCGGTGCGCCGCTCGCGAACGGCCGACTGACAGCTACCAGGCCGTCCCGGCGGGGTGAATCGCTCGACCGTTGATTGGTGTCGGCGCAGCTGCACCAACGTCGCCGCGCTGGCTCGGCGGGCGCCGACCCGAAGTTCCGCGGGCACGCTCACCGCAGCCGGGTTGCAGCGCCGGGTTTGGCGCAGATGAATTGCGCGACGTCGATGTAGCCGCGGCGGAAATAGTCCGCGGACCCGGTCAGATACCTGAGGTAAGCGTTGTAGGTGTCTTGCCCGGCGAGCTCGATCGCCCGGTCGCGGTGCTCACGGAGAGCGGAGACCCAGTACTCCAGTGTGGTGGTGTAGTGCCGTCCCAGCTTCTGGATGCCGGTGACGGTGAACCCGGCATCCTCCGCGTACTCGGTAATTCCCTTCGGAATGTGACCGGTCGGTGCCGTGAGCTGGCCACCAGAGAAGATGGTCTCACGCAGGAACCGCAGGAACGCGAAATCGGTCCTTGTGAGGCGCGTGCCTTGCGCACGTAAATGGCCGCGGTCGTAGCTGACGACGGTCTGCAACAGCAGCACCCCGTCGGCTGGCATGATCCGGTACGCGAAATCGAAGAATTCGCCGTATCGGTCCCGGCTCATGTGTTCCAGCGCACCGATGCACACGATCCGGTCCACTCGGCGGTCGAATCCCTCCCAGCCTTGCTGCCGCACCCCACCGTATGGACGTCCCCGGACCAGCCGGTCGACGAGCAGATTCCGCACATACCGGTACTGGTTACGGCTGGAAGTCAGACCGATCGCATTTGCCCCGTAGGTGTCCATGGCGCGCGTCATGGTCGACCCCCAGCCACAACCGACATCCAACAAGGTCATCCCCGGGCGCAGGTCGCACTTGGCCAAGGCGAGGTCGATCTTCGCCCGCTGGGCTTGTTCCAGGGTGTCGTCCGGGTGGGTCCAGAACGCGCAACTGTAGGTACGGGTCGGGTCGAGGAACAGCGTGAAGAACTCATCCGGCAGCTCGGTGCGGGACCGGACCTCGGCGAAGGTCGGCTCCCACGACAGGTCGGTGATCTTTCGATGGGCCTTGCTGAGGGTCTGCTGACTCACACGCCTTCTCCTGGTTTGCCGGTCGAAGCACTTCTCTCCTGTGCCTATGACACAGCGAAAGCGATAAACTGACCGTGTCAATCTGAGACACGTCATTCACCAAGACGGCCG carries:
- a CDS encoding DUF397 domain-containing protein: MNTSLSDAIWFKSSYSSAQMDCVEVAFLPEGSVGVRDSKNPTGPAIVFAPSDWDSFTACISSGELDRS
- a CDS encoding helix-turn-helix domain-containing protein; this encodes MSPTGSTLARRMLGRQLRALRISSGVSAEYARDAINVGKQTLWRIETGQPVRLNPLFIERLCQIYGASEAMTAILLELTEETKHTGWWHAFGDTIHKEFSLYVELEAAAKRIVSYQTTLLPGLLQTDECRRALIWASFPGMSGAEVERRIEMFGRRRTRLDNDSDPLLLEAILDESALRRAIGGRAVMEGQLRHLLRVSEQPNVSVRVVPLASETYAGLSVGSFVMLDFPKHPTAHLTEPPVVYIQGFTGNLYLEKPEEIRQYRQAHAELQRSALDQERSRSLIRKIAKEYGQ
- a CDS encoding DNA-directed RNA polymerase subunit beta; this translates as MNHAAFADTPASRCAFYRRTCGLPAGIHPEIGRIVVKAGVVGGITMPDRMGQWVRDDMLFRGHPLGPVVAHIRSRRWTFLCRPDLPDDTRLFAALFRLDVSVVPFGGEIALPSPADANGGFRRWVVAPRDTFRPSGAVIVDCVLTCAGRSVVGERQRVIRDNAPSRAAEPNPGEARS
- a CDS encoding DUF4254 domain-containing protein, translated to MNDVLPTRSQLLQACRKGEPPPDHPVLLRARALADLHVRRLGADRTAVRDIDECRARLVRDIDRWSEVRLPSARGGAYLHTESLGAVIDRLAHLSVTAHAALAAEADWDLWFAWERLAELAIAYEDLATELTAGRRRLPNAF
- a CDS encoding peroxynitrite isomerase; protein product: MVEPQPSIAPHPDIAPLAPLLGIWRGNGRGEYPTIQPFGYVEEIRFGHLGRPFLTYRQKTRASDDGRPLHAETGYLRCPRPDRVELILAHPTGITEICEGSLAVEDGTLRLELDSTGIGRSSTAKLVTALGRSIHLSGDTIDYTLRMAAVGEPLQHHLAATLRRD
- a CDS encoding TIGR03118 family protein, whose amino-acid sequence is MNGRWNELRRSRRGNCLLRASALGLTLLLAAACSDSRPDETPALDGNNYVQTNLAANDAEYKAQFTFPDLVNAWGLANRPKGAGGHFWVGAGGKSFQFVGDVTESSDAQVQKLFQDGLKIVTIPGADADTSDASAGKTTGVVFNPAPITSDLFYVHDQPVEAEGGPLNGSARFIVATDSGKISAWTELDFEDRIVRHDGPANLVFDGQPQGMQFLGIALTPSGDKLLAADFGAEPQVRTFDKDWQLVPTTGFANPFATGDAIDPAAPEKGRKAEPGDPAPFNVSTVGNRVFVAYATTKADRADATAFDAGEEDSLDKDQEQAAGGRPDKGKLAEFDADGKLVRILGDGKRLNAPWAVTVAPEGFGPLSGKLLVGNFGGAGHVLAYDDATGKFADYLRDADGKPVAIEGLWALMFGNGDSLGDADSLYFTAGPGDEKDGLFGRLRLK
- a CDS encoding class I SAM-dependent methyltransferase encodes the protein MSQQTLSKAHRKITDLSWEPTFAEVRSRTELPDEFFTLFLDPTRTYSCAFWTHPDDTLEQAQRAKIDLALAKCDLRPGMTLLDVGCGWGSTMTRAMDTYGANAIGLTSSRNQYRYVRNLLVDRLVRGRPYGGVRQQGWEGFDRRVDRIVCIGALEHMSRDRYGEFFDFAYRIMPADGVLLLQTVVSYDRGHLRAQGTRLTRTDFAFLRFLRETIFSGGQLTAPTGHIPKGITEYAEDAGFTVTGIQKLGRHYTTTLEYWVSALREHRDRAIELAGQDTYNAYLRYLTGSADYFRRGYIDVAQFICAKPGAATRLR